The following coding sequences lie in one Arabidopsis thaliana chromosome 3, partial sequence genomic window:
- a CDS encoding GTP-binding protein, HflX (GTP-binding protein, HflX; FUNCTIONS IN: GTP binding; LOCATED IN: intracellular, chloroplast; CONTAINS InterPro DOMAIN/s: GTP1/OBG (InterPro:IPR006073), GTP-binding protein, HflX (InterPro:IPR016496), GTP-binding protein, HSR1-related (InterPro:IPR002917); BEST Arabidopsis thaliana protein match is: GTP-binding protein, HflX (TAIR:AT5G57960.1); Has 11258 Blast hits to 11241 proteins in 2608 species: Archae - 167; Bacteria - 7727; Metazoa - 332; Fungi - 38; Plants - 97; Viruses - 17; Other Eukaryotes - 2880 (source: NCBI BLink).) produces MSVTTSFGIWLNHINLDNQASFLYNNPHFCNRRFNRISMLRTVSLARNRLRSETPSSFLARDRLRSKTPSSSPFSSKRHTPKTSEIEEESTPKDSVLLNPKDPSSAPKLFLVQPRLAPPKYLQAKLNEALCLANSLEEQRYGYFESDFFDKELPSHVVVQNPVRRSSKPRVDTYFGSGTVDNIKCHLNAEDSKEEVDAVFVNAILTAIQQRNLERIWAKPVLDRVGLIIEIFNAHAHTKEAKLQAELAALMYNKSRLVRVRGTDGRHTFGQFGEAEVVSARGRAGSKGTGGGFVGGAGETELQLQRRRISDRRIRLLSQIKEAQRTRLLQRAGRKKRVGLEGESSGTIAVVGYTNAGKSTLISALTKTALYCNERLFATLDPTLKSAHLPSGNFVLLSDTVGFISDLPIQLVKAFQSTLEEVVEADLLLHVVDSTAPNIEEHRSTVLHVLNQIGVPEEKLQNMIEVWNKIDYEEDEVEEEKYLDDGEGVGEEDEDEADLKAEETVDASEATVDEDQIQNGDGDDADGWLLSEDENADDPEFWKVPEVAKVDAANKKGPDVRVSALTGVGLKELLYLIDDKMKEKKLKSPTIVERSELHKRKWRPPRNDDEEERLIPLDQR; encoded by the exons ATGAGCGTAACAACAAGTTTTGGAATTTGGCTGAATCACATAAACCTTGATAATCAAGCAAGTTTCTTGTATAACAACCCCCATTTTTGTAATCGTCGTTTCAATCGTATCTCAATGTTGAGGACAGTGTCTCTTGCTCGGAACCGTCTTAGGTCGGAAACGCCATCATCTTTTCTTGCTCGAGACCGTCTTAGGTCAAAAACGCCATCATCGTCTCCATTTTCTTCGAAGCGGCATACGCCTAAGACAAGCGAAATAGAAGAAGAGTCGACTCCAAAAGATTCAGTTTTGTTAAACCCTAAAGATCCTTCAAGCGCACCTAAGCTCTTCCTTGTACAGCCTCGTTTAGCACCGCCAAAGTATCTACAAGCGAAGCTGAACGAAGCGCTTTGTCTCGCGAATTCGCTTGAAGAGCAACGATATGGGTACTTTGAATCTGATTTCTTTGACAAGGAATTGCCTTCTCATGTTGTTGTTCAAAACCCTGTCCGTAGATCGTCTAAACCTCGCGTAG ATACCTATTTTGGATCTGGGACTGTAGACAACATCAAATGCCATCTCAATGCTGAAGATTCCAAG GAAGAAGTTGATGCTGTTTTCGTAAACGCCATTTTGACCGCTATCCAACAACGGAATTTAGAG CGAATATGGGCAAAACCTGTCTTAGACCGTGTGGGTCTTATAATCGAAATATTTAATGCTCATGCGCATACAAAGGAAGCAAAACTACAG GCTGAGTTAGCTGCTTTGATGTACAATAAGAGCAGACTGGTTCGAGTGCGTGGTACTGATGGACGCCATACTTTTGGGCAGTTTGGAGAAGCTGAAGTTGTCAGTGCCCGAGG GAGAGCAGGAAGCAAGGGAACCGGTGGCGGTTTTGTAGGTGGTGCAGGAGAAACTGAGCTTCAGCTTCAACGCCGAAG AATATCAGACCGGAGGATTCGCTTGTTATCCCAAATTAAAGAAGCCCAGCGAACACGGCTATTGCAGCGTGCTGGACGTAAGAAAAGAGTGGGGTTAGAGGGTGAGAGTTCAGGAACCATTGCTGTTGTTGGTTACACAAATGCT GGAAAATCGACTCTGATAAGTGCACTAACAAAGACTGCTCTCTACTGCAATGAGCG ATTGTTTGCCACATTAGATCCTACACTCAAGAGTGCCCATCTTCCTTCTGG AAACTTTGTGCTTCTTAGTGACACTGTCGGATTCATATCAGATCTGCCTATACAG CTGGTGAAAGCTTTTCAATCGACTCTGGAAGAAGTTGTTGAAGCTGATCTACTTCTG CATGTAGTTGattcaacagctccaaataTCGAGGAGCATCGTTCAACAGTGCTTCATGTCCTAAATCAAATTGGAGTACCTGAAGAGAAGCTTCAAAATATGATTGAAGTCTGGAATAAG ATTGAttatgaagaagacgaagtgGAGGAAGAGAAATATCTAGATGATGGCGAAGGagtaggagaagaagacgaagacgaagcTGATTTAAAAGCTGAAGAAACTGTTGATGCATCTGAAGCAACAGTAGATGAAGACCAAATCCAAAACGGAGACGGTGACGACGCTGATGGGTGGCTATTGTCTGAAGATGAAAATGCTGACGACCCTGAGTTCTGGAAAGTTCCGGAAGTTGCTAAAGTAGATGCTGCAAATAAGAAAGGACCAGATGTTAGAGTTTCTGCATTAACCGGAGTTGGTTTGAAGGAGTTGCTGTATCTTATTGATgacaaaatgaaagagaagaagctcaagTCTCCGACTATAGTCGAAAGGAGTGAGCTTCATAAGCGTAAATGGAGGCCACCTCGTaacgatgatgaagaggagAGATTAATCCCGTTAGATCAACGTTGA
- a CDS encoding Pentatricopeptide repeat (PPR) superfamily protein (Pentatricopeptide repeat (PPR) superfamily protein; CONTAINS InterPro DOMAIN/s: Pentatricopeptide repeat (InterPro:IPR002885); BEST Arabidopsis thaliana protein match is: pentatricopeptide (PPR) repeat-containing protein (TAIR:AT2G22070.1); Has 44619 Blast hits to 14217 proteins in 272 species: Archae - 0; Bacteria - 17; Metazoa - 134; Fungi - 114; Plants - 43678; Viruses - 0; Other Eukaryotes - 676 (source: NCBI BLink).) → MNQTPWKFKTFRDLLLKSVAERDLFTGKSLHALYVKSIVASSTYLSNHFVNLYSKCGRLSYARAAFYSTEEPNVFSYNVIVKAYAKDSKIHIARQLFDEIPQPDTVSYNTLISGYADARETFAAMVLFKRMRKLGFEVDGFTLSGLIAACCDRVDLIKQLHCFSVSGGFDSYSSVNNAFVTYYSKGGLLREAVSVFYGMDELRDEVSWNSMIVAYGQHKEGAKALALYKEMIFKGFKIDMFTLASVLNALTSLDHLIGGRQFHGKLIKAGFHQNSHVGSGLIDFYSKCGGCDGMYDSEKVFQEILSPDLVVWNTMISGYSMNEELSEEAVKSFRQMQRIGHRPDDCSFVCVTSACSNLSSPSQCKQIHGLAIKSHIPSNRISVNNALISLYYKSGNLQDARWVFDRMPELNAVSFNCMIKGYAQHGHGTEALLLYQRMLDSGIAPNKITFVAVLSACAHCGKVDEGQEYFNTMKETFKIEPEAEHYSCMIDLLGRAGKLEEAERFIDAMPYKPGSVAWAALLGACRKHKNMALAERAANELMVMQPLAATPYVMLANMYADARKWEEMASVRKSMRGKRIRKKPGCSWIEVKKKKHVFVAEDWSHPMIREVNEYLEEMMKKMKKVGYVMDKKWAMVKEDEAGEGDEEMRLGHHSEKLAVAFGLMSTRDGEELVVVKNLRICGDCHNAIKFMSAVAGREIIVRDNLRFHCFKDGKCSCGDYW, encoded by the coding sequence ATGAATCAGACGCCATGGAAGTTCAAAACTTTTCGAGACCTTCTACTGAAATCTGTAGCGGAGAGAGATCTCTTCACTGGGAAATCACTTCACGCGCTCTACGTGAAATCCATTGTAGCTTCGTCCACTTATCTCTCAAATCACTTCGTGAATCTCTACTCCAAATGTGGTCGCCTTTCCTACGCACGAGCCGCGTTCTACTCCACGGAAGAACCCAATGTCTTCTCTTACAATGTAATTGTCAAAGCTTACGCGAAAGATTCGAAAATCCATATTGCACGCCAGTTGTTCGACGAAATTCCCCAACCAGACACTGTCTCTTACAATACTCTTATCTCGGGGTACGCTGATGCTAGAGAAACTTTTGCCGCAATGGTTCTGTTTAAGAGAATGAGAAAATTGGGATTTGAGGTTGATGGGTTTACGTTATCAGGGTTGATAGCAGCTTGTTGTGACCGTGTTGATTTGATAAAGCAGCTTCACTGTTTCTCTGTCTCGGGAGGGTTTGATTCGTACTCGTCTGTGAATAACGCGTTTGTTACGTATTATAGTAAAGGCGGGCTTTTGAGAGAGGCGGTATCGGTGTTTTATGGGATGGATGAATTAAGAGATGAAGTTTCGTGGAATTCGATGATTGTGGCTTATGGGCAGCACAAGGAAGGAGCAAAGGCATTAGCTTTGTATAAAGAAATGATCTTTAAAGGATTCAAGATTGATATGTTTACATTGGCAAGTGTTTTAAATGCTCTCACTAGCTTGGATCATTTGATCGGTGGCCGTCAGTTCCACGGTAAGCTGATCAAGGCTGGATTTCACCAGAACTCACATGTGGGAAgtggtttgattgatttttacTCAAAATGCGGGGGTTGTGATGGTATGTATGATAGTGAGAAGGTATTTCAAGAGATTCTATCGCCGGATTTGGTTGTTTGGAATACGATGATTTCTGGATATTCAATGAACGAGGAACTCTCTGAAGAAGCTGTGAAGAGTTTTAGACAGATGCAACGTATTGGACATAGACCTGATGATTGCAGTTTTGTCTGTGTCACAAGCGCTTGCTCGAAtctctcctctccttctcAGTGCAAGCAGATTCATGGCTTGGCGATCAAATCTCACATCCCTTCGAATAGAATCTCTGTGAACAACGCGTTGATTTCGTTGTATTACAAAAGCGGAAACCTGCAAGACGCAAGGTGGGTATTTGATAGAATGCCGGAACTTAATGCGGTATCTTTCAATTGTATGATCAAAGGTTATGCGCAGCACGGGCATGGAACAGAAGCTTTGCTTTTATACCAACGGATGCTGGACTCGGGTATTGCGCCTAACAAGATAACCTTTGTAGCCGTTCTTTCTGCTTGTGCGCACTGTGGTAAGGTCGACGAGGGTCAGGAGTACTTCAACACCATGAAGGAGACGTTCAAGATCGAACCAGAGGCTGAGCACTATTCTTGTATGATTGATCTTTTAGGCCGAGCAGGGAAGCTAGAAGAGGCAGAGAGATTCATAGATGCAATGCCTTATAAGCCAGGCTCTGTTGCTTGGGCTGCTTTGCTCGGGGCTTGTaggaaacacaaaaacatgGCTCTTGCAGAGAGAGCAGCTAATGAGCTTATGGTGATGCAACCATTAGCTGCCACGCCATATGTGATGCTAGCAAACATGTATGCAGATGCCAGGAAATGGGAAGAGATGGCCTCGGTGAGGAAATCAATGAGGGGGAAAAGGATAAGGAAGAAACCGGGATGTAGTTGGATcgaagtgaagaagaaaaagcatgTATTCGTCGCAGAAGATTGGTCTCATCCGATGATACGAGAAGTGAATGAATATCTagaggagatgatgaagaagatgaagaaagttgGGTATGTGATGGATAAGAAATGGGCAATGGTAAAAGAGGATGAAGCAGGCGAAGGGGACGAAGAAATGCGGTTAGGACATCACAGCGAGAAGCTAGCGGTGGCTTTTGGGTTGATGTCGActagagatggagaagaattAGTTGTAGTTAAGAATTTGAGGATATGTGGGGATTGTCACAATGCTATCAAGTTTATGTCTGCGGTTGCAGGTAGAGAGATCATTGTAAGAGATAACCTTCGGTTTCATTGCTTCAAAGATGGCAAGTGTTCATGTGGGGATTATTGGTGA
- a CDS encoding uncharacterized protein (unknown protein; FUNCTIONS IN: molecular_function unknown; INVOLVED IN: biological_process unknown; LOCATED IN: chloroplast thylakoid membrane, Golgi apparatus, plasma membrane, membrane; EXPRESSED IN: 25 plant structures; EXPRESSED DURING: 15 growth stages; BEST Arabidopsis thaliana protein match is: unknown protein (TAIR:AT5G65810.1); Has 64 Blast hits to 64 proteins in 11 species: Archae - 0; Bacteria - 0; Metazoa - 0; Fungi - 0; Plants - 64; Viruses - 0; Other Eukaryotes - 0 (source: NCBI BLink).), whose translation MARRQVGSTRRVGDGGSFPFAGALHSKSRSSPLLSICLVLVGACLLIGYAYSGPGIFKSIKEVSKVTGDYSCTAEVQRAIPVLKKAYGDGMRKVLHVGPDTCSVVSSLLKEEETEAWGVEPYDIEDADSHCKSFVSKGLVRVADIKFPLPYRAKSFSLVIVSDALDYLSPKYLNKTVPELARVASDGVVLFAGLPGQQRAKVAELSKFGRPAKMRSASWWNRFFVQTNLEENDAPSKKFEQAVSKGLYKPACQVFHLKPLH comes from the exons ATGGCGAGACGGCAAGTAGGTTCAACAAGACGTGTTGGCGATGGTGGAAGCTTCCCTTTTGCAGGAGCTTTACACTCAAAGTCTCGATCTTCTCCACTACTATCTATTTGCCTTGTTCTTGTG GGGGCTTGTCTTCTCATTGGTTATGCTTACAGTGGTCCAG GTATATTTAAAAGTATCAAAGAAGTTAGCAAAGTTACAG GTGACTATTCTTGCACAGCAGAAGTCCAAAGAGCCATTCCTGTACTTAAGAAGGCTTATGGAGATGGCATGCGCAAAGTCTTGCATGTGGGCCCTGACACATGCTCAGTGGTTTCCAGTctattgaaagaagaagagactgaAGCATGGGGTGTTGAACCATATGATATTGAGGATGCAGATTCTCACTGCAAGAGTTTTGTGAGCAAAGGTCTTGTACGTGTTGCTGATATCAAGTTTCCTCTGCCCTACCGGGCAAAATCCTTCTCTCTTGTGATTGTGTCAGATGCTCTGGATTATCTCTCACCCAAGTACCTGAACAAGACCGTTCCTGAACTCGCAAGGGTGGCTTCAGACGGTGTGGTTCTTTTTGCAG GTCTCCCTGGTCAGCAGAGAGCTAAAGTTGCTGAACTCTCTAAATTCGGCCGACCC GCTAAAATGCGTAGCGCATCGTGGTGGAACCGCTTTTTCGTCCAGACAAACTTAGAAGAAAACGATGCACCAAGCAAGAAGTTCGAACAGGCTGTTTCCAAAGGATTATACAAACCAGCCTGCCAAGTCTTCCACCTCAAGCCATTACATTAA
- the ACS9 gene encoding 1-aminocyclopropane-1-carboxylate synthase 9 (1-aminocyclopropane-1-carboxylate synthase 9 (ACS9); CONTAINS InterPro DOMAIN/s: 1-aminocyclopropane-1-carboxylate synthase (InterPro:IPR001176), Pyridoxal phosphate-dependent transferase, major domain (InterPro:IPR015424), Aminotransferase, class I/classII (InterPro:IPR004839), Aminotransferases, class-I, pyridoxal-phosphate-binding site (InterPro:IPR004838), Pyridoxal phosphate-dependent transferase, major region, subdomain 1 (InterPro:IPR015421), Pyridoxal phosphate-dependent transferase, major region, subdomain 2 (InterPro:IPR015422); BEST Arabidopsis thaliana protein match is: ACC synthase 5 (TAIR:AT5G65800.1); Has 32525 Blast hits to 32522 proteins in 2971 species: Archae - 868; Bacteria - 22571; Metazoa - 692; Fungi - 768; Plants - 1328; Viruses - 0; Other Eukaryotes - 6298 (source: NCBI BLink).) yields MKQLSRKVTSNAHGQDSSYFLGWEEYEKNPYDEIKNPNGIIQMGLAENQLCFDLIETWLAKNPDAAGLKKDGQSIFKELALFQDYHGLPEFKKALAEFMEEIRGNRVTFDPSKIVLAAGSTSANETLMFCLAEPGDAFLLPTPYYPGFDRDLKWRTGAEIVPIHCSSSNGFQITESALQQAYQQAQKLDLKVKGVLVTNPSNPLGTMLTRRELNLLVDFITSKNIHLISDEIYSGTVFGFEQFVSVMDVLKDKNLENSEVSKRVHIVYSLSKDLGLPGFRVGAIYSNDEMVVSAATKMSSFGLVSSQTQYLLSALLSDKKFTSTYLDENQKRLKIRQKKLVSGLEAAGITCLKSNAGLFCWVDMRHLLDTNTFEAELELWKKIVYDVKLNISPGSSCHCTEPGWFRVCFANMSEDTLDLAMKRLKEYVESTDSRRVISKSSHDRIKSLRKRTVSNWVFRVSWTDRVPDER; encoded by the exons atgaaacaactgTCGAGAAAAGTGACAAGCAATGCTCATGGACAAGACTCTTCCTACTTCTTGGGATGGGAAGAATACGAGAAGAACCCTTACGACGAAATCAAGAACCCTAATGGGATTATTCAAATGGGTCTTGCCGAAAATCAG CTATGTTTTGATCTCATAGAGACATGGTTAGCTAAGAATCCGGACGCAGCCGGACTAAAAAAGGACGGCCAATCCATTTTCAAAGAGCTTGCTCTCTTTCAAGACTATCATGGCCTACCCGAATTCAAGAAA GCTTTGGCAGAGTTTATGGAGGAAATCAGAGGAAATAGAGTAACATTTGATCCAAGCAAGATTGTCCTAGCTGCTGGTTCAACATCTGCCAACGAAACTCTCATGTTTTGTCTCGCCGAACCCGGGGACGCTTTCCTTTTACCAACTCCTTACTATCCAGG ATTCGATAGAGACTTGAAATGGAGAACGGGAGCAGAGATCGTACCTATTCATTGCTCAAGCTCTAATGGGTTCCAAATAACAGAGTCAGCTCTTCAACAAGCTTATCAACAAGCTCAAAAGCTTGATCTTAAGGTCAAAGGAGTTCTTGTTACCAACCCGTCTAACCCTCTTGGCACAATGTTGACCAGAAGAGAACTTAACCTTCTCGTTGACTTCATTACTTCCAAAAACATTCATCTCATAAGCGACGAGATCTATTCAGGTACCGTTTTTGGGTTTGAACAGTTTGTAAGTGTCATGGATGTCTTAAAAGACAAGAACCTCGAGAACAGCGAAGTCTCCAAACGAGTTCATATTGTTTATAGTCTTTCCAAAGATCTCGGTTTACCAGGTTTTCGCGTAGGAGCAATTTACTCCAACGACGAAATGGTTGTTTCCGCTGCAACAAAAATGTCAAGTTTCGGTCTCGTGTCTTCTCAAACACAGTACCTTCTCTCTGCATTGCTTTCAGACAAGAAGTTCACAAGTACATACCTCGACGAAAACCAGAAAAGACTCAAGATTCGTCAGAAGAAACTCGTGTCCGGTCTAGAAGCTGCAGGGATTACTTGTCTTAAAAGCAACGCTGGTTTGTTCTGTTGGGTTGACATGAGACATCTTTTGGACACAAACACATTCGAAGCAGAACTTGAGCTATGGAAGAAGATTGTATATGACGTCAAGCTGAATATTTCACCTGGTTCATCGTGCCATTGTACTGAACCGGGttggtttagggtttgtttcGCCAACATGAGTGAAGATACGCTTGATTTGGCGATGAAGAGGCTCAAAGAGTACGTAGAGTCAACAGATAGTAGAAGAGTGATTTCAAAAAGCAGTCATGATAGGATCAAGAGTTTGAGGAAGAGAACTGTCTCCAACTGGGTTTTCCGGGTTTCATGGACCGACCGTGTACCTGATGAACGATGA